GCCCTCCACCGGAATTTCGTTTTCGGTCTTGAGTCCACATAATTCATCGTAATCAATTTCCTCAACATCGGTAATCGTCGGGCTGTTCCCGCAAATAGGGCAACTCCTGTTGCGCTCCACCTTCAAAATTCGCGAAGTCAAATACAGGCTGTCGACATGCAATAGTTTTCCGTTCAAATGTTCGCCGATTCCAAGAATCAATTTGAGAGCCTCGTTCGCCTGGATGCTTCCCACAATACCCGGGAGCGGGCTAATCGCACCACCTTCGGAGCAAGAGGGAATAAGCCCTGCCGGAGGAGGCGACGGATATTGGCAACGATAGCACGGACCACCGTCCAGATTGAAAATGCTCACCTGGCCTTCGAACTGGTAGATTGCGCCGAACACGACGGGAATGCCATGCAGTGCACAAACGTCGTTAATCAAGTAGCGGGTTTTGTAGTTGTCGGAGCAGTCGACCACTAAATCGTAACCATCAATCTGTTCAAGAATATTCGACGAATCCAGTTGCTCCTTTTCGGCAATAAACTCGATATTCTTGTTGATATTTTTCACCTTATCCCTGGCAGAAGCAACTTTCGGGCGCTTGAGATCGCGAGTTCCGTAAAGCACCTGACTTTGCAAATTTTCTAGCGATACTTCGTTAAAATCAATGACCTTGATAGTTCCGACACCGGCTGCGGCTAGGTACTGAATTACCGCAGAACCAAGTGCGCCCGCTCCTGCGACAACAACTTTTGCAGCCTTGATGCGCTTCTGCCCCTTCACACCAATTTCTTTAAGCATCAAATGCTTGCCGAAGCGTTCCACTTCGCTGTCGTCGAAAGAAACACTCTTGCGTCGTTCATCCGAAACGAGGCTTTCGACGGTCGCGTTTTGTCCCCCTTCAACAGGTGCGCCGCCTGCGATGGCGGGCAACAACAGGATTTCTGTATCGGCAGGGAGTTCAGTATCCCAGAGTGTGTCGATTACCTGTTTTTTGCCATTGACATAAACCTGTATGAAATCCCTGAGTTTTTTATTATCGTCGTAA
The window above is part of the Fibrobacter sp. UWH4 genome. Proteins encoded here:
- the moeB gene encoding molybdopterin-synthase adenylyltransferase MoeB, yielding MHPEAQNVFYDDNKKLRDFIQVYVNGKKQVIDTLWDTELPADTEILLLPAIAGGAPVEGGQNATVESLVSDERRKSVSFDDSEVERFGKHLMLKEIGVKGQKRIKAAKVVVAGAGALGSAVIQYLAAAGVGTIKVIDFNEVSLENLQSQVLYGTRDLKRPKVASARDKVKNINKNIEFIAEKEQLDSSNILEQIDGYDLVVDCSDNYKTRYLINDVCALHGIPVVFGAIYQFEGQVSIFNLDGGPCYRCQYPSPPPAGLIPSCSEGGAISPLPGIVGSIQANEALKLILGIGEHLNGKLLHVDSLYLTSRILKVERNRSCPICGNSPTITDVEEIDYDELCGLKTENEIPVEGFTPEELAKKIDNGDPLTIIDVREPHERAILRFPNAIVIPIGQLARRQKELDPNKDTVFICKQGKRSVLAINTLREAGYTGPLYNLKGGVDAMKDIMFSHEGAWL